One window from the genome of Acinetobacter lanii encodes:
- a CDS encoding ArsR/SmtB family transcription factor, whose product MSISTEEFLKVISNPTRKLVLEWLKNPSESFQDYTQLYPYEQYGVCASLIQQKLGLSQPATSLSIKFLQDSQLLLATKVGKWTYYRRNEDLIDLALQNLYSELKAEQ is encoded by the coding sequence ATGAGTATATCCACGGAAGAGTTTCTAAAAGTGATTTCCAACCCCACGCGAAAACTAGTGTTGGAGTGGCTTAAAAATCCAAGTGAATCTTTTCAGGACTATACGCAGTTGTACCCGTATGAACAATACGGGGTTTGTGCCAGCTTAATTCAACAGAAATTAGGGTTATCACAACCAGCAACCTCTTTGAGCATTAAGTTTTTGCAGGATAGTCAGCTCTTATTGGCCACTAAGGTGGGTAAATGGACCTATTATCGGAGAAATGAAGATTTAATCGATCTTGCACTGCAAAACTTATACTCAGAATTAAAGGCTGAACAATAG